The segment GGACCCATGCGGTTGAGCATGGGGATGAGCTCATCGCTGGTGGCGGTTCTTCCACGGAGGTACGCGGCCAGGTGAAGGAACTTTACCGTATGGATGTAGCCCGCAGGGTCCGGCCGTTGGTCTCTTCGTGGTGTTCCTCCCTTGGCGTGCGGGTAGGAAGCATCACCATCCGGGACACCCACCGGGTCTGGGCGAGCTGTACCCGGGCGGGAAACCTCAATTTCTCCCTGCGGTGCGCCGGCTTGGATGATGACGACCTGTCCTATCTGGTGTTGCATGAGCTGGCCCACCGGGTCCATTTCAACCATGGGCCGTTGTTCCACGCGTACCTTGACGCCCATATGCCTGGTTGGAAAACCAGGGAACAGCACCTCAGGGTGATGCAGCCCTGCTGCGACGTTTTTGGAGGATGACATGTCATTTTCCGTCCTGATCGTCCGTCTCTCTTCGTTCGGGGATGTGGTGAAATCCACGCCCCATCAGTTCCTGTATGGAGAATGTGTCCGGGTGTTGCCTGACGAGGCGATTGATTTCGCCTTTCTTCCTCCTCCTTCCCAGCGGAAGGAAGGAGCGGCCCTCCATGGCATGCGGACCGGCAGGGACGCCAAGGATTTCGACCTGTGGCTGGTCTCCAACAGCTATGCCGTGGAGTTGATCAATCTCCCCTACCTGCTCCATCTCGCCGGTATCCCGATGCGTGGAGGCCAACGGGACGCTTCCG is part of the Sphaerochaeta sp. genome and harbors:
- a CDS encoding M48 family metallopeptidase, whose protein sequence is MKTSGTVQSIPYTIFYRRGVRMITLRISPQGSVHVCAPYHASKREIENLIIRNKGKLLERMPEPRDWEEGETLVFHGREMRLSVQPWRTHAVEHGDELIAGGGSSTEVRGQVKELYRMDVARRVRPLVSSWCSSLGVRVGSITIRDTHRVWASCTRAGNLNFSLRCAGLDDDDLSYLVLHELAHRVHFNHGPLFHAYLDAHMPGWKTREQHLRVMQPCCDVFGG